Proteins found in one Thalassomonas actiniarum genomic segment:
- the serC gene encoding 3-phosphoserine/phosphohydroxythreonine transaminase, which translates to MSGIFNFCAGPAMLPHEVMAKAQQEFINWQDTGCSVMELSHRSKEFVALASKAEADLRQLLNIPENYKVLFCHGGGRGQFSAVPLNLLKPGKSADYIVSGSWSKAAAKEAAQYGEINILDITQAHTDSKSVLAPQDWQLNQDAAYVHFCPNETVDGIEIFDLPETFGVPIVADMSSTILSHEIDVTKFGVIYAGAQKNIGPSGLTLVIVREDLLGNAAKGTPAIMNYQLLAENDSMYNTPPTYAWYLAGLVFQWLKDLGGVAEIAKRNQAKAKLLYQYIDNSGFYYNNVIPEQRSLMNVPFWLKDESLNARFLAQAEKHGLLALKGHRMVGGMRASIYNAMPIEGVKALVAFMDKFAAEQS; encoded by the coding sequence ATGTCTGGTATTTTTAATTTTTGTGCGGGGCCGGCCATGTTACCCCATGAGGTGATGGCTAAGGCTCAGCAAGAGTTTATTAACTGGCAGGACACAGGCTGCTCGGTGATGGAATTAAGCCACCGCAGCAAAGAATTTGTTGCCCTGGCGAGCAAGGCTGAGGCCGATCTGCGTCAGTTACTCAATATCCCTGAAAATTATAAGGTACTTTTTTGCCATGGCGGCGGCCGCGGACAGTTCTCTGCCGTACCTTTAAACCTGCTTAAGCCCGGAAAGTCGGCGGATTATATTGTTTCCGGCTCCTGGTCGAAAGCGGCGGCGAAAGAAGCAGCCCAGTATGGTGAGATCAATATTCTCGATATCACGCAAGCGCACACCGACAGCAAAAGCGTGCTGGCGCCACAAGACTGGCAATTAAATCAGGATGCTGCTTATGTGCATTTTTGTCCCAATGAAACCGTAGACGGCATTGAAATTTTCGATTTACCCGAAACCTTTGGTGTGCCGATTGTCGCCGATATGTCATCGACCATTTTGTCTCATGAAATTGATGTAACAAAATTTGGCGTCATTTATGCCGGAGCACAGAAAAATATCGGTCCGTCGGGGTTAACTTTAGTCATCGTACGTGAAGATTTACTCGGCAATGCCGCTAAAGGCACACCGGCAATCATGAATTACCAGCTGCTGGCAGAAAATGATTCCATGTATAATACCCCGCCGACCTATGCCTGGTATTTAGCCGGCCTGGTATTTCAGTGGCTTAAAGACTTAGGCGGTGTGGCGGAAATTGCCAAACGCAATCAGGCCAAAGCAAAATTATTGTATCAATATATAGATAACAGCGGCTTTTATTATAATAACGTTATCCCTGAGCAGCGCAGTTTAATGAATGTGCCGTTCTGGCTTAAAGATGAAAGCCTCAATGCCCGGTTTTTAGCGCAGGCCGAAAAACACGGTTTGCTGGCCCTTAAGGGCCACCGTATGGTGGGGGGAATGCGTGCCAGCATTTACAACGCCATGCCGATTGAAGGGGTTAAAGCCCTGGTCGCCTTTATGGATAAATTTGCCGCAGAGCAAAGTTAA
- a CDS encoding DUF962 domain-containing protein: MKTITEQLANYKSVHLNRNNIITHFIGIPLIIFSIALVLSTVTFEMSLDAMSLPDFINGSYRFTLALIIAAVVMVYYFILHIPLALMILACFFPVFYGAHQVAQGEGSYMLAGIIFFVGWVFQFIGHGFEKAKPAFIDDLNQLLIGPLFLIAEIYFTLGLNKAMAKDIHDQALEKRHLLEQAKA; this comes from the coding sequence ATGAAAACAATTACAGAGCAGCTGGCCAATTATAAAAGTGTCCATCTTAACCGCAACAATATCATTACCCATTTTATCGGTATTCCCCTGATCATCTTCTCAATTGCCCTGGTGCTGAGCACGGTCACCTTTGAAATGTCATTAGATGCGATGAGTTTGCCGGATTTTATCAACGGCAGTTATCGCTTTACCCTGGCATTGATAATTGCAGCAGTTGTTATGGTGTATTACTTTATTTTGCATATTCCCCTGGCGCTGATGATACTGGCTTGCTTTTTCCCGGTTTTTTATGGGGCGCACCAGGTTGCTCAAGGGGAGGGCAGCTACATGCTGGCGGGCATTATATTTTTTGTCGGTTGGGTTTTTCAATTTATCGGCCATGGTTTTGAAAAAGCCAAACCTGCTTTTATTGACGATTTAAATCAGTTGCTGATAGGGCCGCTTTTTTTAATTGCTGAAATTTATTTTACCCTGGGACTTAATAAGGCGATGGCGAAAGATATTCATGATCAGGCACTGGAAAAGCGCCATCTGCTGGAACAGGCAAAAGCATAA
- the nrdB gene encoding class Ia ribonucleoside-diphosphate reductase subunit beta: MSYTTFNQTPNNALLEPMFMGNSVNVSRYDQQRYQAFEKLIEKQLSFFWRPEEIDVSKDRADWQSLTASEKHIFISNLKYQTLLDSMAARSVNAVLLPLVSLPEVETWVETWAFSETIHSRSYTHILRNLFTDPSEVFDDIVVNPAILKRATSIAKYFDDVILTTQLLQSQGEGRYEVDGKTLEVSKRKLKERLFLAICSVNALEAIRFYVSFACSFAFAERELLEGNAKIIKLIARDEALHLTGTQHILNNWMSGKDDPEMQEISEQMKDQALQIFLDVVDQEKEWAQYLFKDGSMIGLNAEILNQYIEYISSQRLAAIGLTSPFAIKSNPLPWMNAYLVSDNVQVAPQETEISSYLVGQVDSAVSSDDFDDFDL, translated from the coding sequence ATGTCGTACACCACATTCAATCAAACGCCCAACAATGCCTTGTTAGAGCCTATGTTTATGGGGAACAGCGTGAATGTTTCCCGTTATGACCAACAAAGGTATCAGGCATTTGAAAAGTTGATTGAAAAACAACTTTCCTTTTTCTGGCGCCCGGAAGAAATCGATGTTTCCAAAGACAGGGCCGACTGGCAGAGCCTGACCGCTTCGGAAAAACATATTTTTATTTCTAACCTGAAATACCAGACCCTGCTCGATTCTATGGCGGCCCGATCCGTCAATGCCGTGCTGCTGCCGCTGGTTTCCCTGCCGGAAGTAGAAACCTGGGTAGAAACCTGGGCCTTTAGTGAAACCATTCACTCGCGCTCCTACACCCATATTTTACGTAACCTGTTTACCGATCCCAGTGAAGTGTTTGACGATATCGTGGTCAATCCGGCGATATTAAAGCGTGCCACCAGCATCGCCAAATATTTTGATGACGTCATCCTCACCACTCAGCTGCTGCAATCCCAAGGAGAAGGCCGTTATGAAGTTGACGGTAAAACCCTTGAGGTTTCAAAGCGTAAACTCAAAGAGCGGTTATTCCTGGCCATTTGTTCGGTCAATGCCCTGGAAGCAATACGTTTTTATGTCAGTTTTGCCTGTTCATTCGCGTTTGCCGAGCGGGAATTACTCGAAGGCAATGCCAAGATCATTAAACTGATCGCCCGCGATGAAGCCCTGCACCTGACCGGCACCCAACATATCCTGAATAACTGGATGTCGGGCAAAGACGATCCGGAAATGCAGGAAATTTCGGAGCAGATGAAAGATCAGGCGCTGCAGATATTCCTTGATGTGGTCGACCAGGAAAAGGAATGGGCCCAGTACCTGTTTAAAGACGGCTCGATGATCGGCCTCAACGCCGAAATCTTAAACCAGTATATCGAATACATCTCCAGCCAGCGCCTGGCGGCTATCGGCCTGACCAGCCCCTTTGCCATCAAGAGCAATCCCCTGCCCTGGATGAATGCTTATCTGGTCAGCGATAATGTCCAGGTGGCGCCGCAGGAAACAGAAATTTCCAGCTACCTGGTGGGACAAGTGGACTCTGCGGTTTCTTCCGATGATTTTGATGATTTTGATCTCTAA
- the ubiG gene encoding bifunctional 2-polyprenyl-6-hydroxyphenol methylase/3-demethylubiquinol 3-O-methyltransferase UbiG: protein MSESINVNPDEIAKFEKVASQWWDLSGDFKPLHQINPLRLQFITQHLGDIFGKKIIDVGCGGGILAESLAKLGGEVTGIDMGEEPLKVAKLHALEGGVTVNYQKITAEAQAQSQPQAYDVVTCMEMLEHVPDPASIVRACSDMVKPGGLVFFSTLNKSVKAYLLAIVAAEKLFKLVPDGTHDHDKFIRPSTLISWAEASALKCIDATGIHYNPLTENHKLAPGLDVNYLLCCRKL from the coding sequence ATGTCAGAATCAATCAATGTAAACCCGGATGAAATCGCGAAATTTGAAAAAGTTGCCAGCCAGTGGTGGGACTTGAGCGGTGATTTTAAACCCCTGCATCAAATTAATCCGCTGCGCCTGCAGTTTATAACGCAACATCTGGGTGATATCTTCGGCAAAAAGATCATTGATGTCGGTTGTGGCGGCGGCATACTCGCCGAAAGCCTGGCCAAATTAGGCGGCGAAGTTACCGGCATAGATATGGGGGAAGAGCCCCTTAAGGTCGCCAAGTTACATGCCCTTGAAGGGGGCGTCACGGTTAATTACCAGAAAATTACCGCCGAAGCCCAGGCGCAAAGCCAGCCGCAAGCCTATGATGTGGTCACCTGTATGGAAATGCTCGAGCATGTCCCAGATCCCGCTTCCATTGTCAGGGCCTGTAGCGATATGGTCAAACCCGGTGGTCTGGTATTTTTCTCCACTTTAAATAAATCCGTTAAAGCCTATCTGCTGGCAATTGTCGCGGCTGAAAAGTTATTCAAGCTAGTGCCGGACGGTACCCATGATCACGATAAATTTATCCGCCCTTCCACCTTGATCTCCTGGGCAGAGGCCAGCGCGCTAAAATGTATCGATGCTACCGGCATCCATTACAATCCGCTGACGGAAAACCATAAACTGGCCCCCGGACTGGACGTTAACTACCTGCTGTGCTGCAGGAAGTTATGA
- a CDS encoding HAD family hydrolase, with protein MTENNRYQGVLFDLDGTLLDTANDLGAALNHVLEQHDMAQVPPEAFRPVASDGAKGLLELGFGDTLTELDYEQLRQQFLRYYRENIAKHTCFYRGIVPLLTALNERNIPWGVVTNKPIALTQKLLPHYPLFEHCAVTVGGDSLAQRKPHPAPLLYASEQLALAPEQCVYVGDALRDIQAGNDAKMATIVAQWGYIADTDVCRSWQADLLAEDPAQILAFIL; from the coding sequence ATGACCGAAAACAACCGCTACCAGGGAGTATTGTTTGATCTTGACGGCACCCTGCTCGATACCGCCAACGATCTGGGCGCAGCATTAAACCATGTGCTTGAGCAGCATGACATGGCGCAGGTCCCGCCAGAGGCCTTTCGCCCGGTGGCCTCCGACGGCGCCAAAGGTTTGCTTGAGCTGGGTTTTGGCGATACCCTGACCGAGCTGGATTACGAGCAGCTACGCCAACAGTTTTTACGTTATTATCGTGAAAACATCGCCAAGCATACCTGTTTTTACCGGGGAATAGTCCCTTTATTAACGGCTTTAAACGAGCGTAACATTCCCTGGGGCGTAGTCACCAATAAGCCCATTGCCCTGACACAGAAGTTACTGCCTCATTATCCGCTGTTCGAACATTGCGCCGTAACGGTCGGCGGCGACAGTTTAGCGCAGCGTAAGCCGCACCCGGCGCCGTTATTATATGCCAGCGAGCAGCTTGCCCTAGCCCCTGAGCAATGCGTCTATGTCGGAGATGCCCTGCGGGATATCCAGGCCGGAAATGACGCTAAAATGGCCACCATAGTGGCGCAGTGGGGTTATATTGCCGACACTGACGTATGCCGCTCATGGCAGGCGGATTTACTTGCCGAAGATCCGGCACAAATTCTGGCGTTTATTTTATAA
- the aroA gene encoding 3-phosphoshikimate 1-carboxyvinyltransferase — translation MSQESTSLSFIATPANAVNGEITVPGDKSVSHRSIMFGALAEGTTHISGFLPGQDCLATMNSFKAMGIEIEGPDAEQNVTVYGKGLHGLTAPEKPLDIGNSGTSIRLLSGILAGQRFNASMAGDSSLNKRPMGRVITPLKQMGANIDAAVDGTPPVVTQALGQDQQLNAIHYDLPMASAQVKSCVLLAGMYASGTTSVTEPGITRDHTERMLTAFGYPVTVEGNKISIEGGHKLKACDIQVPGDISSATFFMVAGLIAKEGQITIKNVGMNPTRIGAINILKQMNGDLTVMNERMAGGEPVADILVKSSNLQGIDIDERDVPLAIDEFPAIFIAAACATGTTRLRGAEELRVKESDRIQAMADGLTILDINCTVYDDGIDIIGGQITSGTVDSQDDHRIAMSFAISSLRATGAVTILDCDNVATSFPNFVALANQVGLSLNQE, via the coding sequence ATGTCACAAGAATCAACATCGCTTAGTTTTATCGCAACCCCCGCTAATGCCGTCAACGGAGAGATCACTGTTCCCGGTGATAAATCGGTTTCTCATCGCTCCATCATGTTCGGCGCACTGGCCGAAGGCACAACCCATATTTCCGGTTTTTTACCGGGACAGGATTGTCTTGCTACCATGAACAGCTTTAAAGCCATGGGTATCGAGATTGAAGGGCCGGATGCTGAGCAAAATGTGACGGTTTATGGTAAAGGATTACATGGTTTGACGGCACCTGAAAAGCCGCTGGATATTGGAAACTCAGGCACTTCCATTCGTCTGTTATCCGGTATTTTGGCGGGACAGCGTTTTAACGCCAGCATGGCCGGTGACAGCTCACTGAACAAACGCCCTATGGGCCGGGTGATCACGCCGTTAAAGCAGATGGGCGCCAATATTGATGCCGCCGTTGACGGTACCCCGCCTGTGGTTACCCAGGCATTGGGGCAAGATCAGCAGTTAAATGCGATTCACTATGATCTGCCCATGGCCAGTGCCCAGGTGAAATCCTGTGTCTTACTTGCCGGTATGTATGCGAGCGGCACTACCAGTGTCACCGAGCCGGGCATTACCCGGGATCATACCGAGCGTATGCTGACCGCTTTTGGTTACCCGGTAACTGTTGAAGGCAATAAGATTTCTATCGAAGGTGGTCATAAGCTTAAAGCCTGTGATATCCAGGTGCCGGGTGATATTTCATCGGCTACTTTCTTCATGGTGGCGGGCCTTATCGCCAAAGAAGGTCAAATAACCATCAAAAATGTCGGTATGAACCCGACCCGCATCGGCGCGATTAATATTTTGAAACAAATGAACGGCGATCTCACCGTGATGAACGAACGCATGGCGGGAGGGGAGCCGGTTGCCGATATCCTGGTAAAATCGTCGAATTTACAAGGTATTGATATCGATGAAAGGGATGTTCCCCTTGCCATTGATGAATTCCCCGCTATATTTATTGCCGCGGCTTGCGCAACGGGCACCACACGCTTGCGCGGGGCAGAAGAATTAAGAGTGAAAGAAAGTGATCGCATTCAGGCGATGGCTGATGGTTTAACCATTTTAGATATAAACTGTACGGTATACGATGATGGTATTGATATTATCGGTGGACAAATCACGTCTGGCACAGTGGACAGCCAGGATGATCACCGTATCGCCATGTCGTTTGCTATCAGCTCATTAAGAGCGACCGGCGCGGTCACGATATTGGATTGTGATAACGTCGCCACTTCATTTCCAAACTTTGTAGCTTTGGCAAATCAAGTTGGCCTGTCGCTAAATCAGGAATAA
- the gyrA gene encoding DNA topoisomerase (ATP-hydrolyzing) subunit A has product MTDLAKEIVPVNIEDELKTSYLDYAMSVIVGRALPDVRDGLKPVHRRVLYAMNVLGNDWNKAYKKSARVVGDVIGKYHPHGDTAVYDTIVRMAQPFSLRYMLVDGQGNFGSVDGDSAAAMRYTEIRMAKIAHSILADLDKETVDFVPNYDGTEHIPAVMPTRIPNLLVNGTSGIAVGMATNIPPHNLTEVINGCLALIDNSDITIEEIMEHIPGPDFPTAGIISGRAGIQEAYRTGRGKIKIRARAEIEVNETSGKETIIVHELPYQVNKARLIEKMAELVKEKRIEGISALRDESDKDGMRMVIEVKRGEVGEVVLNNLYKLTQMQVSFGLNMVALANGQPKLFNVKEMLEAFVLHRREVVTRRTIFELRKARERAHILEGLSIALANIDPIIELIKNSPSPSDAKEALVSRGWALGNVADMLSAAGNDAARPEWLEPEFGIRDGQYYLTIQQAQAILDLRLHKLTGLEHEKILSEYKALLDLIAELMHILASPERLMEVIREELEVIRDDFGDERRTEISSASHDLSMEDLINEEDVVVTLSHEGYVKYQALTDYEAQRRGGKGKAATKMKEEDFIERLLVANTHDTILCFSNRGRMYWLKVFQLPLASRTARGRPIVNILPLEDNERITAILPVREYEEDKYIFMATASGTVKKTRLTEYSRPRANGIIAINLREDDTLIGVDITNGDNDIMLFSDAGKVVRFTEGKKNPDDENFVVKPVGRNATGVRGMKLEGDEKVVSLIVPHNEGPVLTVTQNGFGKRTELEEYPAKSRATKGVVSIKVSERNGPVVGAVQVEEQDEIMLITDNGTLVRTRVNEVSVIGRNTQGVRLIRTADDEHVVALQRIDEIEESEQAGEDAGEPSAESKESSAEATDASAEQGAVENDGETLSGGEEE; this is encoded by the coding sequence ATGACCGATCTGGCTAAAGAAATAGTTCCAGTTAATATTGAAGATGAGCTTAAAACCTCATACTTAGATTACGCCATGAGCGTAATCGTCGGGCGTGCACTTCCAGATGTACGCGATGGCCTCAAACCCGTTCACCGCCGTGTATTATACGCCATGAACGTTTTGGGCAATGACTGGAATAAAGCATATAAAAAGTCTGCCCGTGTAGTTGGTGACGTTATCGGTAAATATCACCCTCATGGGGATACCGCTGTTTATGACACAATTGTCAGGATGGCGCAGCCATTCTCTTTACGTTACATGTTGGTTGACGGACAAGGTAACTTCGGCTCGGTTGACGGTGATTCTGCCGCGGCGATGCGTTATACCGAAATCCGCATGGCAAAAATTGCCCATTCCATCCTGGCGGACTTAGATAAAGAAACCGTTGATTTTGTGCCTAACTACGACGGCACTGAGCATATACCGGCGGTAATGCCGACCCGCATTCCTAACTTGCTGGTAAACGGTACTTCTGGTATTGCCGTGGGCATGGCGACTAACATACCGCCCCATAACTTAACCGAAGTGATCAACGGTTGCCTGGCGCTGATTGATAACAGCGACATCACTATTGAAGAGATTATGGAGCATATCCCGGGACCGGATTTCCCGACCGCGGGTATCATCAGTGGCCGTGCCGGTATTCAGGAAGCCTACCGCACCGGCCGCGGTAAGATAAAAATTCGCGCCCGCGCTGAAATTGAAGTCAACGAAACTTCGGGCAAAGAAACCATTATCGTGCACGAATTACCTTATCAGGTGAACAAGGCTCGCTTGATTGAAAAAATGGCGGAGCTGGTTAAAGAGAAACGCATTGAAGGCATTTCCGCCTTACGTGATGAGTCGGATAAAGACGGCATGCGTATGGTTATCGAAGTTAAGCGCGGTGAAGTCGGCGAGGTGGTATTAAACAACCTTTACAAGCTGACGCAAATGCAGGTTTCTTTTGGTTTGAATATGGTAGCCCTGGCGAACGGCCAGCCGAAACTGTTCAATGTCAAAGAAATGCTCGAAGCCTTTGTCTTGCACCGCCGTGAAGTGGTGACCCGCCGGACCATCTTTGAATTGCGTAAAGCCCGTGAGCGTGCGCACATCTTAGAAGGCTTGTCGATTGCATTGGCAAATATCGACCCGATTATTGAGCTGATCAAGAATTCGCCGTCGCCAAGTGATGCCAAGGAAGCCCTGGTTTCCCGCGGCTGGGCCTTAGGTAATGTTGCCGATATGCTTAGCGCTGCCGGTAACGATGCCGCCCGCCCTGAGTGGCTGGAGCCGGAATTTGGCATCCGTGACGGTCAGTATTACTTAACCATTCAACAAGCCCAGGCGATCCTGGACTTAAGACTGCATAAGTTAACCGGCTTAGAACATGAAAAAATTCTAAGTGAGTACAAAGCGTTATTAGACCTTATTGCCGAATTGATGCATATTCTTGCATCTCCTGAGCGTTTGATGGAAGTTATTCGCGAAGAGCTGGAAGTGATTCGTGATGATTTTGGTGATGAGCGTCGTACCGAGATAAGCTCTGCTTCCCATGATCTTTCCATGGAAGATTTGATCAACGAAGAAGATGTTGTGGTGACCCTGTCCCATGAAGGTTATGTCAAATACCAGGCATTAACCGATTATGAAGCCCAGCGCCGTGGCGGTAAGGGTAAGGCAGCTACTAAGATGAAGGAAGAAGACTTCATCGAACGTCTGCTGGTGGCCAATACCCATGATACGATTTTGTGTTTCTCCAACCGGGGACGCATGTACTGGTTAAAAGTCTTCCAGTTGCCGCTGGCAAGCAGAACGGCCCGTGGCCGTCCGATTGTCAACATCTTGCCACTTGAAGATAACGAACGCATTACCGCCATCTTGCCGGTACGCGAATACGAAGAAGATAAGTATATCTTCATGGCAACGGCATCGGGGACGGTGAAGAAAACCCGCTTGACGGAATATTCCCGTCCGCGCGCCAACGGTATTATTGCCATTAACTTACGTGAAGACGATACCCTGATAGGGGTCGACATCACCAACGGCGACAACGATATCATGTTGTTCTCCGATGCCGGTAAGGTGGTACGTTTTACCGAAGGTAAGAAAAACCCGGATGATGAGAACTTCGTGGTTAAACCGGTTGGCCGTAATGCTACCGGGGTACGCGGCATGAAGCTTGAAGGTGACGAGAAGGTGGTCTCACTTATCGTGCCTCATAACGAGGGGCCGGTACTGACGGTAACCCAGAACGGTTTTGGTAAACGTACCGAGCTGGAAGAATACCCGGCTAAGAGCCGCGCGACTAAAGGTGTGGTTTCCATTAAGGTCAGTGAACGTAACGGACCTGTTGTCGGCGCGGTGCAGGTGGAAGAGCAGGATGAAATCATGCTGATCACCGATAACGGCACTCTGGTCCGCACCCGGGTGAATGAGGTCAGCGTTATCGGCCGTAATACCCAGGGGGTACGTTTGATCCGTACCGCGGACGACGAGCATGTGGTGGCCTTGCAGCGCATCGATGAAATCGAAGAAAGCGAGCAGGCGGGTGAAGACGCTGGTGAGCCTTCAGCCGAAAGCAAAGAGTCTTCAGCCGAAGCCACTGATGCTTCAGCCGAGCAGGGGGCTGTTGAAAATGACGGCGAAACGCTCAGCGGCGGTGAAGAGGAATAA
- the nrdA gene encoding class 1a ribonucleoside-diphosphate reductase subunit alpha, with the protein MNSNLFVTKRNGEKELIDLEKIHRVITWAAEGLDQVSVSQVELKSHIQFYDGIKTEDIHETIIKAAADLISEEAPDYQYLAARLAVFHLRKKAYGQFEPPKLYEQVVKMVEAGKYDQHLLSDYTEAEFAEMESFIDHSRDLDFSYAAVKQLEGKYLVQNRVSGEIYESAQFLYILVAACLFAKYPKDSRLTYVENFYHAISTFKLSLPTPIMSGVRTPTRQFSSCVLIECADSLDSINATSSAIVKYVSQRAGIGINAGRIRALGSNIRNGEAFHTGCIPFYKHFQTAVKSCSQGGVRGGAATLFYPLWHLEVESLLVLKNNRGVEENRVRHLDYGVQFNKLMYQRLIKGESITLFSPSDVPGLYEAFFADQDKFEELYCQYEQDDSIRKKRIKAIELFTLFAQERASTGRIYLQNVDHCNTHTPFEPKVAPIRQSNLCLEIALPTKPMEDVNDPDGEIALCTLSAFNLGAIDSLDELEGLADLAVRALDSLLDYQDYPVPAALNATMGRRTLGIGVINFAYYLAKNGVFYSNGSANNLTHRTFEAIQYYLLKASNELAKEQGACPKFNETRLSQGILPVDTYKKDIDNITNEPLHLDWEGLRESIKAHGVRNSTVSALMPSETSSQISNATNGIEPPRGLISIKASKDGILKQVVPEYQRLKDNYELLWNIPSNEGYLELVGIMQKFIDQTISANTNYDPGRFEGGKVPVKQILKDILTAYKLGVKTMYYHNTRDGASDQGQDDGCEGGACKI; encoded by the coding sequence ATGAACAGTAATCTTTTTGTAACGAAACGAAATGGTGAAAAAGAACTCATTGATTTAGAAAAAATCCATCGGGTGATCACCTGGGCGGCAGAAGGCCTGGATCAGGTATCAGTCTCGCAAGTTGAATTAAAATCACATATTCAGTTTTATGACGGTATCAAGACCGAAGATATTCATGAAACCATTATCAAGGCCGCTGCCGATCTGATCTCCGAAGAAGCCCCGGATTATCAATACCTGGCAGCACGTCTTGCCGTTTTCCACCTGCGTAAAAAAGCCTACGGCCAGTTTGAGCCGCCTAAACTCTACGAGCAGGTAGTAAAAATGGTGGAAGCCGGCAAATACGATCAGCACTTGCTCAGCGATTATACCGAAGCAGAATTTGCCGAAATGGAAAGCTTTATCGACCATAGCCGGGATCTTGATTTCAGCTATGCCGCCGTTAAGCAGCTCGAAGGCAAATACCTGGTGCAAAACCGGGTCAGCGGGGAAATTTATGAGAGCGCGCAATTCCTCTATATCCTGGTTGCCGCCTGTTTATTTGCCAAATACCCTAAAGACAGCCGGTTAACTTATGTGGAAAATTTCTATCACGCCATTTCCACCTTTAAACTGTCTTTACCGACCCCGATTATGTCCGGTGTGCGCACCCCGACCCGTCAGTTCTCTTCTTGTGTGCTGATCGAATGTGCCGACAGCCTGGACTCGATTAACGCTACTTCAAGCGCCATCGTAAAATATGTCTCGCAGCGTGCCGGTATCGGTATCAACGCCGGCCGTATCCGCGCCCTGGGCAGCAATATCCGCAACGGTGAAGCCTTCCACACCGGCTGTATCCCGTTTTATAAGCATTTCCAGACCGCAGTAAAAAGCTGCTCACAAGGCGGTGTTCGCGGCGGCGCAGCCACCTTGTTCTACCCGTTATGGCATCTGGAAGTAGAAAGCCTGCTGGTGTTGAAAAACAACCGCGGTGTTGAAGAGAACCGTGTCCGCCACTTGGATTACGGCGTGCAATTTAACAAGCTGATGTACCAGCGTCTGATCAAAGGGGAATCTATCACCCTGTTCAGCCCAAGCGATGTGCCCGGCCTTTACGAAGCTTTCTTTGCCGATCAGGATAAATTCGAAGAGCTTTACTGCCAGTACGAGCAGGATGATTCCATCCGTAAAAAGCGTATCAAGGCGATTGAATTATTTACCCTGTTTGCCCAGGAACGTGCCAGCACCGGCCGTATCTACCTGCAAAACGTCGACCACTGTAACACCCACACGCCGTTTGAGCCAAAAGTAGCCCCCATTCGCCAGAGTAATTTATGCCTGGAAATCGCCCTGCCGACCAAGCCGATGGAAGATGTTAACGATCCCGACGGTGAAATTGCCTTATGTACCCTGTCCGCCTTTAACCTAGGCGCCATCGACTCCCTGGATGAATTAGAAGGTTTGGCAGATCTTGCGGTACGCGCCCTGGACAGCCTGCTCGATTACCAGGATTACCCGGTACCGGCGGCCTTAAATGCCACCATGGGACGCCGTACCTTAGGCATAGGCGTGATTAACTTTGCCTATTACCTGGCGAAAAACGGGGTGTTTTACTCCAACGGCAGTGCCAACAACCTCACTCACCGTACCTTTGAAGCAATTCAGTATTACCTGCTGAAAGCGTCAAATGAACTGGCAAAAGAGCAAGGTGCCTGTCCTAAGTTTAACGAAACCCGATTGTCCCAGGGCATCTTACCGGTTGATACCTATAAGAAAGACATCGATAACATCACCAATGAGCCGCTACACCTTGACTGGGAAGGCCTGCGTGAGAGCATTAAAGCGCACGGGGTAAGAAACTCTACCGTATCGGCACTGATGCCGTCGGAAACCTCGTCGCAGATTTCCAATGCCACTAACGGTATCGAGCCGCCGCGGGGCTTGATCAGCATCAAGGCCAGTAAAGACGGGATCTTAAAGCAGGTTGTACCTGAGTATCAGCGCCTTAAAGATAACTATGAATTGTTATGGAATATCCCCAGCAATGAAGGTTACCTTGAACTGGTCGGCATCATGCAAAAATTTATTGACCAGACCATTTCCGCCAACACTAACTATGATCCCGGCCGTTTTGAAGGGGGTAAGGTACCGGTTAAGCAGATCCTCAAAGATATTTTAACCGCCTACAAGCTTGGGGTGAAAACCATGTATTATCACAATACCCGGGACGGCGCCAGCGATCAGGGACAAGACGACGGCTGTGAAGGCGGCGCGTGTAAGATCTAA